One part of the Rhodococcus oxybenzonivorans genome encodes these proteins:
- a CDS encoding HpcH/HpaI aldolase/citrate lyase family protein, which translates to MSWALPGPAWLFCPADRPERYAKAAAAADVVILDLEDGVAPADKEAARVALIDTPLDPERTVVRVNPVGTDDHELDLLALDGTRYTRLMLAKCETADQVLSLAPREVIALVESPLGALAVGEIALAASTIGVMWGAEDLVAAMGGNSSRREDGTYRDVARHVRSSTLLAAKGFHRLALDSVYLDIKDLDGLRAEAHDAVAVGFDVKVAIHPSQVAVIREAYAPSDDDVDWATRVLAAVDEQRGVFAFEGKMVDAPVLRHAEAILRRSGTTP; encoded by the coding sequence GTGAGCTGGGCACTGCCCGGACCGGCCTGGCTGTTCTGCCCGGCCGACCGGCCCGAGCGTTACGCGAAGGCGGCTGCGGCAGCCGACGTCGTGATCCTCGATCTCGAGGATGGGGTGGCGCCCGCGGACAAGGAGGCGGCGCGGGTCGCGCTGATCGACACGCCGCTCGATCCGGAGCGAACAGTGGTCCGTGTCAATCCGGTCGGCACCGACGACCACGAACTCGACCTCCTCGCCCTCGACGGCACTCGTTATACCCGATTGATGCTGGCCAAATGTGAGACCGCCGATCAGGTGTTGTCGCTGGCGCCACGCGAGGTGATCGCCCTGGTCGAGTCGCCGCTCGGGGCGCTCGCGGTGGGCGAGATCGCGCTGGCGGCGAGCACGATCGGCGTGATGTGGGGCGCCGAGGATCTCGTGGCGGCGATGGGCGGCAACTCCAGTCGCCGCGAGGACGGCACGTACCGTGACGTGGCCCGGCACGTACGGTCGTCCACGTTGCTGGCGGCGAAGGGCTTCCATCGCCTCGCCCTGGATTCCGTCTACCTGGACATCAAGGACCTCGACGGTCTTCGCGCCGAGGCGCACGACGCGGTGGCGGTCGGGTTCGATGTCAAGGTCGCCATCCATCCCAGCCAGGTCGCGGTGATCCGCGAGGCGTATGCACCCTCGGACGACGACGTCGACTGGGCCACGAGAGTTCTGGCCGCGGTCGACGAGCAACGCGGAGTTTTCGCCTTCGAGGGCAAGATGGTGGACGCACCCGTCCTGCGTCACGCAGAGGCGATCCTGAGGAGATCCGGCACGACCCCGTGA
- a CDS encoding carboxyl transferase domain-containing protein, protein MALGGTTTREGYRVEHTKLVDELRSKLAVAALGGSEKSRERHVSRGKLLPRDRVDTLLDPGSPFLEIAPLAANGLYDDECPGAGVIAGIGRVSGRECVIVANDATVKGGTYYPMTVKKHLRAQEIALQNQLPCIYLVDSGGAFLPRQDEVFPDREHFGRIFYNQATMSAQGIPQIAAVLGSCTAGGAYVPAMSDEAVIVRNQGTIFLGGPPLVKAATGEVVTAEELGGGDLHSKVSGVTDHLAEDDQDALRIVRNIVATLGPRAARAWDVISAVPASAPQAELYDVVPTDPRTPYDVHEVIGRIVDGGTFQEFKAEYGKTLVTGFAHIEGHPVGIVANNGVLFAESAMKGAHFIELCDKRRIPLLFLQNIAGFMVGRDYEAGGIAKHGAKMVTAVACARVPKLTVVIGGSYGAGNYSMCGRAYSPRFLWMWPNARISVMGGEQAASVLSTVRSEQLDSAGNPWSAEDEEAFKAPIREQYEAQGNPYYSTARLWDDGIIDPADTRTVLGLALSVCANSPLEPVSYGVFRM, encoded by the coding sequence ATGGCACTGGGCGGAACCACTACGAGAGAGGGCTACCGGGTAGAGCACACCAAATTGGTGGACGAGCTGCGGTCGAAGCTGGCCGTTGCTGCTCTGGGCGGTAGTGAGAAGTCGCGGGAGCGGCATGTGAGCCGGGGCAAGTTGCTCCCGCGCGATCGAGTGGACACGTTGCTCGACCCGGGGAGTCCTTTTCTCGAGATCGCCCCGCTCGCGGCGAACGGCCTGTACGACGACGAATGCCCCGGTGCGGGTGTGATCGCGGGGATCGGTCGGGTGTCCGGCCGGGAATGTGTGATCGTGGCCAACGACGCCACGGTCAAGGGCGGCACGTATTACCCGATGACGGTGAAGAAGCACCTGCGGGCGCAGGAGATCGCGCTGCAGAACCAGCTGCCGTGCATCTATCTCGTCGACTCGGGTGGCGCGTTCCTGCCCCGGCAGGACGAGGTGTTTCCCGATCGTGAGCATTTCGGCCGGATCTTCTACAACCAGGCGACGATGAGCGCGCAGGGCATCCCGCAGATCGCGGCGGTCCTGGGCTCCTGCACGGCGGGCGGCGCTTATGTGCCGGCGATGAGCGACGAGGCGGTCATCGTCCGGAACCAGGGCACGATCTTTCTGGGCGGTCCGCCGCTGGTGAAGGCCGCGACCGGTGAGGTCGTCACCGCGGAAGAGCTCGGCGGCGGAGACCTGCACTCGAAGGTGTCGGGAGTGACCGATCACCTCGCCGAAGACGATCAGGACGCGCTGCGGATCGTGCGCAACATCGTCGCCACGCTCGGCCCGCGCGCCGCACGTGCGTGGGATGTGATCAGTGCCGTCCCCGCGTCGGCGCCGCAGGCCGAGTTGTACGACGTGGTCCCGACCGACCCGCGCACCCCGTACGACGTTCACGAGGTCATCGGCCGCATCGTCGACGGCGGGACCTTCCAGGAGTTCAAGGCGGAGTACGGCAAGACGCTGGTCACCGGCTTCGCGCACATCGAGGGTCATCCCGTCGGCATCGTCGCGAACAACGGGGTGTTGTTCGCCGAGTCGGCGATGAAGGGTGCCCACTTCATCGAGCTCTGCGACAAACGCAGGATTCCGCTGCTGTTCCTGCAGAACATTGCGGGCTTCATGGTCGGCCGCGATTACGAGGCGGGGGGCATCGCGAAGCACGGCGCGAAGATGGTGACCGCGGTGGCCTGTGCCCGGGTTCCCAAGCTCACCGTCGTGATCGGCGGCTCCTACGGGGCGGGCAACTACTCGATGTGCGGGCGGGCGTACTCCCCGCGTTTCCTGTGGATGTGGCCGAATGCCCGGATTTCGGTGATGGGCGGTGAGCAGGCGGCGTCGGTGCTCTCGACGGTGCGCAGCGAGCAGCTCGACAGTGCGGGCAACCCGTGGTCGGCGGAGGACGAGGAGGCGTTCAAGGCGCCGATCCGCGAGCAGTACGAGGCGCAGGGCAACCCGTACTACTCGACCGCCCGCCTGTGGGACGACGGCATCATCGATCCCGCCGATACCAGAACTGTTCTCGGGCTGGCTCTTTCGGTGTGCGCGAACTCACCGCTCGAACCGGTCTCCTACGGCGTTTTCCGGATGTGA
- a CDS encoding acetoacetate--CoA ligase — MTADPQWVPTEADLRNAVITDFGAFIARRHNVPVDDYRALWRWSVADPDAFWQAVWDYFDIRSATDPGPALAESSMPGAVWFPGATLNYVDQVFRNARSDRPAIRYVGEDGADVAVGWDELRSQVAALAATLRDHGVGVGDRVVGYLPNIPEAVIAFLATVSVGALWAACGQDYSAPAALDRLGQLDPKALITADGYRFGGKEHDRVDAVRHLQAGLPSLALTVIVPHLRRESEVGDATTWAEATGRDAALEPVAVPFDHPLWVVFSSGTTGLPKGIVHGHGGVLLEHLKSLALHLDVGRDDTLFWYTSPSWMMWNFQTAGLLVGATIVCYDGSPGWPTTDALWALTSRLGVTVVGTSPGYVLACAKAGVVPARDHDLTALRAVGSTGSTLPAASSLWLAHNVGRNIPVMSITGGTDVVSAFIGGARTVPVWPGELSAPCLGVAVDAFDESGSPVRGEVGELVVTAPMPSMPVSFWNDPDGRRYHDAYFDVFPGVWRHGDWITITERGTVLMHGRSDSTLNRNGIRMGSADIYQVVEKLPEVAEALVVGVDLPDGGYWMPLFVVLVDGLELDDALQDRIRGAIREQASPRHVPDDIIRAPGIPHTRTGKKLEVPLKKIFQGADAARSVDRSAVDDPALLDWFARHGRTAAQGG; from the coding sequence ATGACAGCCGATCCGCAGTGGGTACCGACCGAGGCTGATCTGCGCAACGCGGTGATCACCGACTTCGGTGCTTTCATTGCACGGCGCCACAACGTTCCGGTAGACGACTACCGGGCGTTGTGGCGTTGGTCGGTGGCCGATCCCGACGCGTTCTGGCAAGCCGTGTGGGACTACTTCGACATCCGCTCTGCGACCGATCCGGGTCCGGCCTTGGCCGAGTCCTCCATGCCGGGCGCCGTGTGGTTTCCCGGCGCCACTCTCAACTACGTCGATCAGGTCTTCCGCAATGCCCGCTCCGACAGGCCCGCCATCCGGTACGTCGGTGAGGATGGGGCCGACGTCGCTGTCGGGTGGGACGAGTTGCGCTCGCAGGTCGCGGCGCTCGCGGCCACACTGCGGGATCACGGCGTCGGTGTCGGCGATCGGGTCGTCGGATACCTACCCAACATTCCCGAGGCAGTGATCGCGTTCCTTGCGACCGTTTCGGTGGGGGCGCTCTGGGCCGCGTGCGGGCAGGACTATTCCGCGCCGGCAGCCCTCGATCGGCTCGGACAGCTCGACCCGAAGGCGCTGATCACCGCGGACGGGTATCGGTTCGGCGGCAAGGAGCACGACCGCGTCGATGCCGTACGCCACCTGCAGGCCGGGCTGCCCTCTCTGGCCCTGACGGTCATCGTGCCCCATCTTCGACGGGAATCGGAGGTCGGCGACGCCACCACGTGGGCTGAGGCCACGGGCCGGGATGCCGCGCTCGAACCGGTGGCCGTCCCGTTCGACCACCCCCTATGGGTGGTGTTCTCTTCGGGAACAACCGGTCTTCCGAAGGGAATCGTGCACGGCCACGGCGGAGTGCTTCTCGAACACCTCAAGTCGCTCGCGCTTCATCTCGACGTCGGCCGAGACGACACCCTTTTCTGGTACACCAGTCCCAGTTGGATGATGTGGAACTTCCAGACCGCGGGCCTGCTCGTGGGGGCCACCATCGTGTGTTACGACGGGAGCCCCGGGTGGCCCACGACGGATGCGTTGTGGGCGTTGACCTCACGTCTCGGTGTGACGGTGGTGGGGACGAGTCCCGGGTACGTACTCGCCTGCGCCAAGGCCGGGGTGGTGCCCGCCCGCGACCATGACCTGACTGCGCTCCGCGCGGTCGGCAGCACCGGGTCCACGTTGCCTGCCGCGTCGTCATTGTGGTTGGCGCACAACGTCGGTCGGAACATTCCCGTCATGTCGATCACCGGTGGGACAGACGTGGTCTCGGCCTTCATCGGTGGTGCGCGGACTGTTCCGGTCTGGCCCGGCGAATTGTCGGCTCCCTGTCTGGGTGTCGCCGTCGACGCCTTCGACGAGTCGGGCAGTCCCGTGCGCGGCGAGGTCGGTGAACTGGTGGTCACGGCTCCGATGCCGTCGATGCCGGTGTCGTTCTGGAACGACCCGGACGGGAGGCGCTACCACGACGCCTACTTCGACGTGTTTCCCGGTGTGTGGCGGCACGGTGACTGGATCACGATCACCGAACGCGGGACCGTGCTGATGCACGGAAGGTCCGATTCCACACTCAATCGCAACGGTATCCGTATGGGGAGCGCGGACATCTACCAGGTGGTGGAGAAGCTGCCCGAGGTCGCAGAAGCACTGGTGGTCGGGGTGGACCTGCCGGACGGCGGATATTGGATGCCGCTCTTCGTGGTCCTCGTCGACGGGCTGGAGCTCGACGACGCGTTGCAAGACCGAATTCGGGGTGCGATCCGTGAGCAGGCCTCGCCCCGGCATGTGCCGGACGACATCATCCGAGCGCCCGGCATTCCTCACACTCGCACCGGCAAGAAGCTCGAGGTGCCACTCAAGAAAATTTTCCAAGGCGCGGACGCGGCTCGTTCGGTCGACCGCAGCGCCGTCGATGATCCAGCACTGCTCGACTGGTTCGCCCGGCATGGCCGCACGGCGGCTCAGGGTGGCTGA
- a CDS encoding acyl-CoA dehydrogenase family protein translates to MTEYLATGQLPDEYQQLAKTVADFAKNVVAPVAAEHDANHTFPYEVVSGMADMGLFGLPFPEEYGGMGGDYFALCLALEELGKVDQSVAITLEAGVSLGAMPIYRFGNEAQKQEWLPQLTSGKSLAAFGLTEPGAGSDAGGTKTTAKFDSGEWIINGNKQFITNSGTDITRLVTVTAVTGVKDGGKKEISTILVPTSTPGFTAEPAYNKVGWNASDTHPLTFSDVRVPEENLLGERGRGYANFLRILDEGRIAIAALSVGAAQGCVDESVKYAKEREAFGRPIGHNQAIAFKIARMEARAHTARTAYYDAAALMLSGKPFKKQAAIAKLVASEAAMDNARDATQIHGGYGFMNEYVVARHYRDSKILEIGEGTTEVQLMLIAREAGL, encoded by the coding sequence ATGACCGAATATCTCGCCACCGGCCAGCTTCCCGACGAATACCAGCAGCTGGCCAAGACGGTCGCCGATTTCGCGAAGAACGTGGTGGCACCGGTCGCGGCAGAGCACGACGCCAACCACACCTTCCCGTACGAGGTGGTGTCGGGCATGGCCGACATGGGTCTGTTCGGCCTCCCGTTCCCCGAGGAATACGGCGGAATGGGCGGTGACTATTTCGCGTTGTGCCTCGCCCTCGAGGAGCTGGGCAAGGTGGACCAGAGCGTTGCCATCACCCTCGAGGCCGGCGTGTCCCTCGGTGCGATGCCGATCTACCGCTTCGGCAACGAAGCGCAGAAGCAGGAGTGGCTCCCGCAGCTGACGAGCGGAAAGAGCCTCGCTGCTTTCGGTCTCACGGAGCCGGGCGCCGGAAGCGACGCGGGCGGCACCAAGACCACAGCCAAGTTCGACAGCGGTGAGTGGATCATCAACGGCAACAAGCAATTCATCACCAACTCGGGCACCGACATCACCCGGCTCGTCACCGTCACCGCGGTGACCGGCGTGAAGGACGGCGGCAAGAAGGAGATTTCCACGATCCTCGTCCCCACCTCGACCCCCGGTTTCACCGCCGAACCTGCATACAACAAGGTGGGCTGGAACGCCTCCGACACCCACCCCCTCACGTTCTCGGACGTTCGCGTCCCCGAGGAGAACCTTCTCGGCGAGCGGGGTCGCGGATACGCGAATTTCCTCCGTATCCTCGACGAGGGCCGCATCGCGATCGCCGCACTGAGTGTCGGTGCGGCGCAGGGGTGTGTCGACGAGTCGGTCAAGTACGCGAAGGAGCGTGAGGCATTCGGGCGACCCATCGGGCACAACCAGGCCATCGCGTTCAAGATCGCGCGCATGGAGGCACGCGCCCACACCGCCCGCACCGCCTATTACGACGCCGCTGCACTGATGTTGTCAGGCAAGCCGTTCAAGAAACAGGCCGCGATCGCCAAGCTCGTCGCGTCCGAGGCCGCCATGGACAACGCGCGGGACGCCACTCAGATCCACGGTGGCTACGGCTTCATGAACGAGTACGTGGTGGCACGGCATTACCGAGACAGCAAGATTCTCGAGATCGGCGAGGGCACCACCGAGGTGCAGTTGATGCTCATCGCGCGGGAGGCCGGACTGTGA
- a CDS encoding acetyl/propionyl/methylcrotonyl-CoA carboxylase subunit alpha, with product MTRIDTVLVANRGEIAVRVIRTLRAMGIRSVAVYSEADRDARHVREADTAVLLGPAAARESYLVIEKVIAAAQAAGAQAIHPGYGFLSENSKFAGACADAGIAFLGPSAHAIEVMGDKITAKNAVAKFDVPVVPGIARPGLSDDELIAAAGEIGYPVLVKPSAGGGGKGMRLVEEPGALADALRSARREAASAFGDDTLFLERFVLRPRHIEVQILADGHGNVVHLGERECSLQRRHQKVIEEAPSPLLDEQTRARIGEAACNTARSVDYSGAGTVEFIVSADKPDEFFFMEMNTRLQVEHPVTELVTGLDLVEWQVRVAAGEPLGFTQGDITLTGHAIEARVYAEDPSRGFLPTGGLVADVIEPAGPGIRVDSGLQPGTVVGSDYDPMLAKVIAHADDRAGALRKLDRALAGTGVLGVVTNIEFARFLLADPDVVAGNLDTGLLDRRLEDFVAAEATDAALIAAAAFRWLQRWPERAQADPWDVPSGWRVGVPAPTSIRLASPTRTDHVRITGSPSEATAQVEDGDTLSLTAALDGTTLSVVIDGRRETYRVAQTDGHIWLAGSEGTTMLREVEELSVRTGDVHAGEAEITSPMPGSVIAVGAEAGSHVTAGQSLVVVEAMKMEHSLTAPIDGVVDILVAPGDQVMVDQLLARVTPHTDTKENES from the coding sequence ATGACACGGATAGATACCGTCCTCGTCGCCAACCGCGGTGAGATCGCGGTGCGGGTAATCCGCACCCTGCGGGCCATGGGAATCCGCTCGGTCGCGGTATACAGCGAAGCGGATCGGGACGCGCGGCACGTCCGCGAGGCCGACACCGCGGTCCTGCTCGGCCCGGCCGCCGCCCGGGAGAGCTACCTGGTGATCGAGAAGGTGATCGCGGCCGCCCAGGCTGCGGGAGCTCAGGCGATCCATCCCGGTTACGGGTTCCTGTCGGAGAACTCCAAGTTCGCCGGGGCCTGCGCAGACGCCGGCATCGCCTTCCTCGGCCCGTCCGCTCACGCCATCGAGGTGATGGGCGACAAGATCACCGCCAAGAACGCCGTCGCGAAGTTCGACGTGCCCGTCGTACCCGGCATCGCCCGGCCCGGCCTCTCCGACGACGAACTGATCGCCGCCGCGGGCGAGATCGGCTACCCGGTCCTCGTCAAGCCGTCGGCGGGCGGCGGCGGCAAGGGGATGCGCCTGGTCGAGGAGCCGGGGGCGTTGGCCGACGCCCTGCGCAGTGCACGGCGTGAGGCCGCGTCCGCGTTCGGTGACGACACCCTGTTCCTCGAGCGATTCGTGTTGCGTCCCCGGCACATCGAGGTGCAGATCCTCGCCGACGGGCACGGCAACGTTGTCCATCTCGGTGAGCGCGAGTGCAGTTTGCAGCGTCGCCACCAGAAGGTCATCGAGGAGGCGCCCTCGCCCCTGCTCGACGAGCAGACCCGGGCCCGGATCGGCGAGGCGGCGTGCAACACGGCGCGCAGCGTCGACTACTCCGGTGCCGGAACGGTCGAATTCATCGTCTCCGCCGACAAGCCGGACGAGTTCTTCTTCATGGAGATGAACACCCGGCTTCAGGTCGAACACCCGGTCACCGAACTCGTCACCGGCCTGGACCTGGTCGAGTGGCAGGTGCGAGTGGCCGCGGGTGAGCCGCTCGGCTTCACCCAGGGCGACATCACCCTCACCGGACATGCCATCGAAGCCCGCGTCTACGCCGAGGATCCCAGCCGAGGCTTCTTGCCGACCGGTGGTCTCGTCGCCGACGTGATCGAACCCGCCGGCCCCGGAATCCGCGTCGACTCCGGGCTGCAGCCCGGCACCGTGGTGGGCAGCGACTACGACCCGATGCTGGCGAAGGTCATCGCGCACGCCGACGACCGCGCCGGTGCGCTGCGGAAACTGGACCGGGCGCTGGCCGGCACCGGTGTGCTCGGTGTGGTGACCAACATCGAGTTCGCGCGCTTCCTGCTCGCCGATCCCGACGTGGTGGCGGGCAACCTCGACACCGGTCTGCTCGACCGCCGGCTCGAGGACTTCGTCGCTGCGGAGGCCACCGATGCCGCCCTCATCGCCGCGGCCGCTTTCCGCTGGTTGCAGCGCTGGCCCGAGCGTGCACAGGCCGATCCGTGGGACGTGCCCAGCGGCTGGCGGGTCGGGGTTCCCGCGCCCACCAGTATTCGGCTGGCATCGCCGACGCGGACCGACCACGTGCGCATCACGGGCAGTCCGTCCGAGGCCACCGCGCAGGTCGAGGACGGCGACACCCTGTCCCTGACGGCGGCCCTCGACGGAACCACCCTGTCCGTCGTGATCGACGGCAGACGTGAAACCTACCGGGTCGCCCAGACCGACGGGCACATCTGGCTCGCCGGATCCGAGGGCACGACGATGCTCCGGGAAGTCGAGGAGCTCAGCGTCCGCACAGGTGACGTCCACGCCGGCGAGGCCGAGATCACCAGCCCCATGCCCGGATCCGTCATCGCCGTCGGCGCCGAAGCGGGCTCCCACGTCACCGCGGGCCAGAGCCTCGTCGTCGTCGAGGCGATGAAGATGGAGCACTCGCTCACCGCACCCATCGACGGCGTCGTCGACATCCTCGTCGCACCCGGTGACCAGGTGATGGTCGACCAGCTGCTCGCACGAGTCACCCCGCACACCGACACGAAAGAGAACGAGTCATGA
- a CDS encoding acetyl-CoA C-acetyltransferase → MGRLMGSLKDLSGSDLGGIAIKGALEKAGVAPDQVEYVIMGQVLTAGAGQMPARQAAVAAGIPMDVPALTVNKVCLSGIDAIALADQLIRAGEFEVVVAGGQESMSRAPHLLEKSREGFKYGDVTMRDHMAFDGLHDIFTDQAMGNLTEARNKSDSVPVSREDQDAFAAASHQNAARAWKDGLFADEVVPVSIPQRRGEPIVFGQDEGVRADTTVETLGRLRPAFAKDGTVTAGSASQISDGAAAVVVMSKAKAEELGLEWIAEIGSHGVVAGPDSTLQSQPARAIAKACAKEGIDPKDLDLVEINEAFAAVGIVSTRELGLDPAKVNVNGGAIAVGHPLGMSGARITLHLALELQRRGGGVGVAALCGGGGQGDALIVRVPTS, encoded by the coding sequence ATGGGTCGGTTGATGGGTTCGTTGAAGGATCTCTCGGGTTCGGATCTGGGTGGGATCGCGATCAAGGGTGCGCTGGAGAAGGCGGGGGTGGCGCCGGATCAGGTGGAGTACGTGATCATGGGTCAGGTCCTGACGGCGGGGGCGGGGCAGATGCCGGCGCGGCAGGCGGCGGTTGCGGCCGGGATTCCGATGGATGTGCCGGCGTTGACGGTGAACAAGGTGTGTTTGTCGGGGATCGATGCGATTGCGTTGGCGGATCAGTTGATCCGGGCGGGGGAGTTCGAGGTGGTCGTTGCCGGTGGGCAGGAGTCGATGTCGCGGGCGCCGCATCTGCTGGAGAAGTCGCGGGAGGGGTTCAAGTACGGCGATGTGACGATGCGTGATCACATGGCGTTCGACGGGTTGCACGACATTTTCACCGATCAGGCCATGGGAAATCTGACGGAGGCGCGGAACAAGTCCGACAGTGTCCCGGTCAGCCGCGAGGATCAGGATGCGTTCGCGGCGGCGTCGCACCAGAACGCGGCCCGGGCCTGGAAGGACGGGTTGTTCGCCGACGAGGTGGTGCCGGTGTCCATTCCCCAGCGTAGGGGTGAACCGATCGTGTTCGGCCAGGACGAGGGTGTGCGTGCCGATACGACGGTGGAGACGCTGGGACGGTTGCGTCCGGCCTTCGCGAAGGACGGGACGGTCACGGCCGGGTCCGCGTCGCAGATTTCCGACGGTGCGGCGGCCGTGGTCGTGATGAGCAAGGCCAAGGCCGAGGAGCTCGGTCTCGAGTGGATCGCCGAGATCGGGTCACACGGGGTGGTCGCCGGACCCGACTCGACGTTGCAGTCGCAGCCGGCGCGGGCGATCGCGAAGGCGTGTGCGAAGGAGGGCATCGATCCGAAGGATCTCGATCTCGTCGAGATCAACGAGGCCTTCGCGGCTGTCGGGATCGTCTCGACCCGTGAGCTGGGGCTGGATCCGGCGAAGGTCAACGTCAATGGCGGGGCGATCGCGGTGGGGCATCCGCTGGGCATGTCCGGGGCGCGGATCACTTTGCATCTGGCCCTCGAGTTGCAGCGCCGCGGCGGCGGTGTGGGTGTGGCCGCGCTGTGCGGCGGTGGTGGTCAGGGTGATGCCCTGATCGTGCGGGTTCCCACCAGCTAG
- a CDS encoding TetR/AcrR family transcriptional regulator codes for MTAHVDETGAPAAPTASTDGAGAPITRREQMKADRRRQLLDAAARLIAERGFLGVRLEDLGSAAGISGPAVYRHFPNKDAVLVELLVGISTRLLEGGSLVAAEASSPEAALDGLIDFHLDFALGESELIRIQDRDLESLPAEARREVRQKQRRYVELWVQVLLRVDQSLDETDARTKAHATFGLINSTPHSADPATPARTRKVLREMALTCLRP; via the coding sequence ATGACCGCACACGTCGACGAAACCGGAGCGCCGGCAGCACCGACAGCGTCCACCGACGGCGCCGGAGCGCCGATCACGCGTCGCGAACAGATGAAGGCGGATCGCCGCCGGCAACTTCTCGACGCCGCCGCTCGCCTCATCGCCGAACGGGGATTTCTCGGCGTCCGGCTCGAAGACCTAGGATCCGCCGCCGGGATCAGCGGTCCCGCCGTCTACCGCCACTTCCCCAACAAAGACGCCGTATTGGTCGAACTACTCGTCGGCATCAGTACGCGACTCCTGGAGGGCGGTTCCCTCGTCGCGGCGGAGGCCTCCTCCCCCGAGGCGGCACTCGACGGCCTCATCGACTTCCACCTCGACTTCGCACTCGGCGAATCCGAACTGATTCGCATTCAGGACCGCGACCTCGAAAGCCTTCCCGCCGAGGCGCGGCGTGAGGTCCGGCAGAAGCAGCGACGCTACGTCGAACTGTGGGTGCAGGTGCTGCTCCGGGTGGACCAATCGCTCGACGAAACGGATGCCCGTACCAAGGCCCATGCAACGTTCGGGTTGATCAACTCCACACCGCACAGCGCCGATCCCGCGACTCCGGCGCGCACTCGGAAGGTTCTGCGCGAGATGGCACTCACCTGTCTGCGTCCGTGA
- a CDS encoding GlsB/YeaQ/YmgE family stress response membrane protein, giving the protein MVGDIIGTIIFGAVIGVLARLVIPGKQAMGWIITIVLGIAGALIGYWVWGAISDKGDTGGIDWIRWIISIAAAAVLTLAYTSMTSKRRV; this is encoded by the coding sequence ATGGTTGGAGACATCATCGGCACCATCATCTTCGGTGCGGTCATCGGCGTGCTCGCGCGTCTGGTCATCCCAGGGAAGCAGGCGATGGGGTGGATCATCACCATCGTCCTCGGCATTGCGGGCGCCCTCATCGGATATTGGGTGTGGGGCGCGATCAGCGACAAGGGTGATACCGGCGGAATCGACTGGATACGGTGGATTATCAGTATCGCTGCGGCAGCTGTGCTGACCTTGGCGTACACGTCCATGACCAGTAAGCGGAGAGTGTAG
- a CDS encoding MaoC family dehydratase, whose amino-acid sequence MSAAGAEEPNRIVQRGLWFEEFELGAVYEHRPGRTVTEADNVLFTTQTMNTQALHLDAAYSEGTQFGERLVNSMFTLSTLVGLSVAQLTQGTIVANLGFSEISFPKPLFHGDTLYAETRIADKRESKSRPGEGIVTLEHTGRNQNGDVVAIAVRKTLVQKKPS is encoded by the coding sequence GTGAGCGCAGCAGGAGCCGAGGAGCCGAACCGGATCGTCCAGCGGGGCCTGTGGTTCGAGGAGTTCGAACTCGGAGCGGTCTACGAGCACCGGCCCGGCCGCACCGTCACCGAGGCCGACAACGTCCTCTTCACCACCCAGACGATGAACACCCAGGCCCTGCACCTCGATGCCGCCTACAGCGAGGGCACCCAGTTCGGTGAGCGCCTCGTCAACTCGATGTTCACCCTCTCGACGCTGGTCGGGTTGTCGGTCGCGCAACTCACCCAGGGGACCATCGTCGCGAACCTGGGATTCTCGGAGATCAGTTTCCCGAAACCGCTGTTCCACGGCGACACGCTGTACGCGGAGACACGCATCGCCGACAAGCGGGAGTCGAAGAGCCGACCGGGGGAGGGCATCGTCACCCTCGAGCACACCGGGCGCAACCAGAACGGCGACGTGGTGGCGATCGCCGTGCGCAAGACCCTCGTCCAGAAGAAGCCGTCGTGA